The Anaeromusa acidaminophila DSM 3853 genome includes a region encoding these proteins:
- a CDS encoding DUF5986 family protein — MDNIKINENLMRRIVRAIDKAIVDDVPLYLREQHKETNNAAIQLRGDCINDNLRNLVIGGNIEFVPFKRYVWEGRMIVDRADKITYTITTQKTLRAVPRKQRNKPHFLQTILYKENGGYEAPIKQMTLMDLFPFEEDVLEDDYYSIVGDLIDSAEGYRHYIIAYEAENSELRDIQLEFLDKDFNIIAAASLNEYIKPDFARLTDVEPVAEAYGDEVDGETRSLLTIKQGLRPKLREVEKQA, encoded by the coding sequence TTGGATAACATTAAAATCAACGAAAATCTTATGCGTAGAATCGTTCGCGCCATAGATAAAGCGATTGTAGATGATGTTCCCCTGTATCTGCGGGAGCAGCATAAAGAAACCAACAATGCAGCAATACAGCTTCGTGGAGACTGCATAAATGACAACCTCAGAAACCTTGTCATTGGCGGGAACATCGAGTTTGTTCCTTTCAAGAGGTATGTGTGGGAAGGCAGAATGATTGTAGATCGGGCTGATAAGATTACATATACGATAACAACCCAGAAGACGCTTAGGGCAGTGCCAAGGAAACAACGCAATAAGCCGCATTTTCTTCAGACAATCCTATATAAGGAAAACGGCGGTTACGAAGCGCCGATAAAGCAGATGACACTTATGGATCTTTTCCCGTTTGAGGAAGATGTTCTGGAAGATGATTATTACTCTATTGTCGGAGACCTGATTGACTCTGCGGAAGGGTATCGCCATTATATCATCGCTTATGAGGCAGAGAACAGCGAACTTCGAGATATTCAGCTGGAGTTCCTGGACAAGGACTTCAACATTATAGCTGCGGCATCTTTGAATGAGTACATAAAGCCGGATTTTGCAAGGCTTACAGATGTCGAGCCTGTTGCTGAAGCCTATGGCGATGAAGTTGATGGTGAAACAAGGAGTCTGCTGACAATCAAGCAGGGACTCCGCCCGAAACTTCGAGAGGTTGAAAAGCAGGCCTGA
- a CDS encoding helix-turn-helix domain-containing protein, whose protein sequence is MDKKIFNGKRLKNARLFRGLTLTELAENTGISKQSLSLYENEKNTPEHERVRALATSLNFPYDFFFQKDAWETVTDVTYFRSLASATKMDRTAQSIKLEYVAKIYEVLLNYIDFPALNLPEVSFDGSDDEFDDKGIEDTQEQIESIAQRVRELWCVGDVPIKNLQFLLEKNGIIVTGFDTKEDKIDAFSQRTIVGKGDRYFIAVALGQRPEGRIRFDMAHELGHILLHPWSENLELITKEEFKAREKQANMFASALLLPESSFVKDVQAYPTDLKYYQFLKKKWKVSIQAMAYRSNQLGIITDNQFQYMMRQISKNGWRTKEPGDVPHSLNENIFQGAMDLLAEEKILNPANIIRTLKQYGITLYRQDIEELLHLREGTLYVEESKPQIIQLKRPDDTHRGNE, encoded by the coding sequence ATGGATAAAAAGATATTCAACGGTAAGCGCCTGAAGAACGCAAGGCTGTTCAGAGGACTTACCCTTACAGAATTAGCGGAAAACACAGGAATCAGCAAACAATCGCTGTCTCTTTATGAAAATGAGAAGAACACTCCGGAACATGAAAGGGTGCGGGCTTTAGCCACATCCCTTAACTTCCCTTATGATTTCTTTTTCCAAAAGGACGCATGGGAAACAGTAACGGATGTCACATATTTCCGTTCACTTGCAAGCGCGACCAAAATGGATCGTACCGCACAGAGCATAAAGCTTGAATATGTGGCGAAAATCTACGAGGTGCTGCTGAACTATATTGATTTTCCAGCCCTCAATTTGCCTGAGGTATCCTTTGACGGCAGTGATGATGAGTTTGATGACAAGGGTATTGAGGATACCCAAGAGCAAATTGAATCAATCGCACAACGGGTCAGAGAGCTATGGTGCGTTGGCGACGTTCCAATAAAAAATCTACAGTTTTTGCTTGAAAAGAATGGAATCATTGTAACCGGCTTCGATACAAAGGAAGATAAAATCGACGCATTCAGTCAGAGAACCATTGTTGGCAAAGGGGATAGATATTTTATCGCAGTTGCTCTTGGACAGCGACCGGAAGGCAGAATCCGTTTTGATATGGCGCATGAGCTTGGACACATTTTGCTCCACCCTTGGAGCGAAAATCTTGAACTTATTACCAAGGAGGAGTTCAAGGCCCGTGAAAAACAGGCAAACATGTTTGCAAGCGCCTTGTTGCTTCCCGAAAGCAGCTTTGTCAAAGATGTGCAGGCCTATCCCACCGACCTCAAATACTACCAGTTCCTTAAGAAAAAATGGAAAGTTTCCATTCAAGCGATGGCTTACAGAAGTAACCAGCTTGGCATTATAACCGATAACCAGTTCCAGTATATGATGCGCCAAATATCCAAAAACGGATGGCGCACTAAAGAACCAGGCGATGTCCCGCATTCTCTGAACGAAAATATTTTTCAAGGGGCTATGGATCTTCTTGCTGAAGAAAAGATACTCAACCCTGCAAACATTATCCGGACTTTAAAACAGTACGGTATTACACTGTACCGTCAAGATATCGAGGAACTGCTCCATCTGCGAGAGGGAACGCTTTATGTTGAGGAGAGCAAACCGCAAATCATACAGCTTAAACGCCCTGATGATACGCATAGAGGCAACGAATAA
- a CDS encoding ImmA/IrrE family metallo-endopeptidase gives MGITSFRDVIEDVYYDGIFNALSEYVESNPGRLDVNSYVVERPDEASLDDVQIRYINITDSEGNGILFDVVVAAEIEVAETVRRNRETDGVEQWFRISCSAELEDGLKNFDITGIHIYNKYRDCKELHLSEYLVPIISKDKLDDAAEKFMKKYYPEALSKPMAVPAREIAKKMGLDIQAVHITKYCSIFGQMVFTDCELQHYDSNANVYKPLPVKRGTILVDPNVFFMRSVGSMNNTIIHECVHWDLHKKFFELEKLYNKDARSITCQVQEGIRPERNRTPLDWMEWHANHLAPRILMPAKQTLQKIEELIEKNKRVLQTDNIADIMESVVYELSGFFEVSRISAKIRMIDLGYSEAIGVYTYIDDRYVGNHTFEKSVLKRNQTFSIGIQDALHEYAMNQEFRKILDSGKYIYVDAHFCINDSKYVRLNDEGYAQLTDYARQHIDECCLIFDVTARQNDRYGVQYYKEAVLFRDAISEKIVELKYSDSERNRTTEERAEEFRKIGSEAKQIASIARTLPPAFADTLAAHMKRQKCTVEKLAEHSQVGPKTIQRMRNDLSYSTSLGNVVAICIGLQLHPIFSMDLVDKAGFTFKQYDEEHVIYQLLLNTKYQSSIYECNEILRANNCNTIGKEE, from the coding sequence ATGGGAATTACTTCATTCAGAGATGTCATCGAAGATGTGTACTACGATGGCATCTTTAATGCTTTATCTGAATATGTTGAAAGCAATCCGGGCAGATTGGATGTCAATTCGTACGTGGTGGAAAGACCTGACGAAGCTTCATTGGATGATGTTCAAATAAGGTACATCAATATTACCGATTCAGAGGGGAACGGGATACTCTTTGATGTGGTCGTGGCTGCGGAAATTGAAGTCGCGGAAACAGTACGAAGGAATCGTGAAACCGATGGGGTGGAGCAATGGTTCAGGATTTCCTGCTCTGCGGAACTGGAGGATGGGCTTAAGAACTTCGATATAACAGGAATACATATCTATAATAAATACAGGGATTGTAAAGAGCTCCATCTGTCTGAATATCTGGTCCCCATCATCAGTAAGGATAAGCTTGATGATGCAGCAGAGAAATTCATGAAAAAATATTACCCTGAAGCTTTATCAAAACCTATGGCGGTGCCGGCCCGTGAAATAGCCAAGAAGATGGGTCTCGATATCCAGGCAGTACATATTACAAAGTATTGCTCTATATTCGGACAGATGGTTTTCACTGACTGTGAACTACAGCATTACGATAGTAATGCAAATGTGTATAAGCCTTTGCCTGTGAAAAGAGGGACAATTCTAGTAGATCCCAATGTCTTTTTTATGCGAAGCGTTGGATCAATGAATAATACCATCATACACGAGTGCGTCCACTGGGATCTCCACAAAAAGTTTTTTGAGTTGGAAAAGCTGTATAACAAAGACGCCAGATCCATCACTTGCCAGGTGCAGGAAGGAATCAGGCCTGAAAGAAACAGGACGCCATTGGATTGGATGGAGTGGCATGCCAACCATCTGGCTCCAAGAATACTGATGCCTGCAAAGCAGACATTGCAGAAAATTGAGGAGTTAATAGAAAAGAACAAACGGGTTCTTCAGACTGACAATATCGCTGACATAATGGAATCTGTAGTCTACGAGCTTTCAGGGTTCTTTGAGGTATCGAGAATTTCAGCCAAAATTCGGATGATCGACCTTGGGTATTCGGAAGCCATTGGAGTTTACACTTATATTGACGACCGGTATGTGGGAAATCATACATTTGAGAAATCGGTTCTGAAGCGCAACCAGACTTTTAGCATCGGCATACAGGATGCCCTGCATGAATATGCAATGAACCAGGAGTTCAGAAAAATTCTGGATTCCGGAAAATATATATATGTCGATGCCCACTTCTGCATCAATGACTCCAAGTATGTGCGGCTTAATGACGAGGGCTATGCTCAACTTACCGATTACGCCAGACAGCACATCGATGAATGCTGCCTGATTTTCGACGTGACTGCAAGGCAGAATGACAGGTATGGGGTCCAATACTATAAGGAAGCCGTGCTGTTCAGGGACGCCATATCAGAGAAGATTGTCGAGCTTAAATATAGCGACTCGGAACGAAACAGGACAACTGAGGAAAGAGCCGAGGAGTTCAGAAAAATCGGTAGCGAGGCAAAACAGATCGCCAGTATTGCAAGGACTCTGCCGCCTGCATTTGCAGATACCCTCGCGGCTCACATGAAGCGACAGAAATGCACAGTGGAGAAATTGGCAGAGCATTCACAAGTGGGGCCAAAGACAATCCAGAGAATGAGAAATGATCTTAGCTATTCCACATCTCTTGGGAATGTCGTGGCTATCTGCATCGGCTTGCAGTTGCATCCGATATTCAGCATGGATTTGGTCGATAAGGCAGGATTCACCTTCAAGCAATATGATGAGGAGCACGTAATCTACCAGCTGTTGTTGAATACAAAATATCAATCTTCCATATATGAATGCAATGAGATATTGAGGGCGAATAATTGTAATACAATAGGTAAAGAAGAATAA
- a CDS encoding HTH domain-containing protein: MGPNERRQEIMETLCNRRQETMANLAFEFGVSVRTIRNDIACLSLSYPLETIRGRYGGGVRVIDGFYMNRKYLKPEQKELLERLGAQLSGNDLAIMNSIFKDFALSK, translated from the coding sequence ATGGGACCAAACGAAAGGCGTCAGGAAATAATGGAAACACTCTGCAATAGACGGCAGGAGACTATGGCAAATCTGGCGTTTGAGTTCGGAGTCAGTGTCCGGACCATAAGAAACGATATTGCCTGCCTGTCGCTTTCTTACCCTCTGGAAACTATACGTGGACGCTATGGGGGCGGTGTCCGGGTTATAGATGGGTTCTATATGAATCGCAAATATCTGAAACCTGAACAGAAGGAATTGCTGGAACGGCTCGGCGCGCAGTTGTCCGGCAATGACCTCGCCATAATGAACAGCATCTTCAAAGACTTTGCTCTGAGCAAATAG
- a CDS encoding DUF4406 domain-containing protein, whose protein sequence is MKKVFVCSPYRGNIEKNTKKAAYAAKIACGCGYMPVVPHLYFPQFLDENDEFERMRGIDLGIELMKGCDLIWLIGPSITSGMEYELEAAKEIRIPVRMYDDQLRQINPKTLILDERVDDHFRSVVKGLKFE, encoded by the coding sequence ATGAAAAAGGTTTTTGTATGTTCTCCCTACCGCGGAAATATCGAAAAGAACACTAAGAAGGCTGCGTACGCTGCCAAAATCGCGTGTGGCTGCGGCTATATGCCAGTAGTGCCACATCTCTATTTCCCTCAATTCCTGGACGAAAATGACGAGTTTGAGAGAATGCGTGGAATTGACCTTGGCATAGAACTGATGAAGGGCTGTGATCTGATATGGTTGATCGGCCCAAGCATTACAAGCGGAATGGAATACGAACTTGAAGCCGCAAAAGAAATCCGCATTCCAGTGAGGATGTACGATGACCAGTTGCGTCAGATAAACCCTAAAACCCTGATTCTTGACGAGCGTGTGGATGATCACTTTCGCAGCGTTGTCAAAGGTCTGAAATTTGAATGA
- a CDS encoding DUF2800 domain-containing protein: MSGHARFSPSSANRRLNCPPSLVLEEQFAEEESQYAAEGSAGHALAEHLIRKHLKQRSKRPVSDYYSDELLDAVDEYVSYVIGEIEEAKRVCNGPVFTVEQRVDASDYVDECFGTADMVIVTDKVAHIIDLKLGKGVLVFAEENPQLMIYGLGILGMAEMLYDVETVRLTIFQPRLNNSSTWDIAPEVLKAWGEDVLKPRGAMALMGAGDFNAGSWCRFCKARNQCRARAEEFLALAKMEFRQPALLSDDEIAEVLKIADDLAKWASDVYAFAQDQAIVHGKEWNGFKLVEGRSNRKYTSEDEVAEAATTAGYTDIYKCSLVTITEMERLMGKQEFTRILGRLVYKPQGKITLVPVSDKREAINKTTAAAEFQEVSL; this comes from the coding sequence ATGAGCGGACATGCAAGATTTTCTCCTTCATCGGCAAATCGCCGTTTGAATTGTCCTCCGTCTTTGGTGCTTGAGGAGCAGTTCGCAGAAGAAGAGTCCCAATATGCAGCAGAGGGTTCTGCCGGCCATGCGCTGGCAGAGCATCTCATCAGAAAGCACCTTAAACAAAGAAGCAAACGCCCTGTTTCCGATTATTACTCGGACGAGCTGCTCGATGCTGTAGATGAATATGTGTCTTATGTTATAGGTGAAATTGAGGAAGCCAAGCGGGTCTGCAACGGCCCGGTATTCACTGTTGAACAGCGCGTGGATGCTTCGGACTATGTGGATGAATGCTTCGGTACGGCGGATATGGTCATTGTCACTGATAAGGTGGCGCATATCATTGATCTCAAACTGGGCAAAGGTGTCCTAGTCTTTGCGGAGGAAAATCCGCAGCTGATGATTTACGGACTCGGCATCCTTGGTATGGCAGAAATGCTCTATGATGTGGAAACCGTCCGGCTTACCATATTTCAGCCCCGTTTGAATAATTCAAGCACATGGGATATCGCTCCAGAAGTCTTGAAGGCTTGGGGAGAGGATGTGTTAAAGCCCAGAGGCGCTATGGCACTGATGGGAGCTGGAGATTTCAATGCGGGTAGCTGGTGCCGCTTCTGCAAAGCAAGAAATCAGTGCCGTGCCAGAGCCGAAGAATTCCTTGCCTTAGCAAAGATGGAGTTTCGCCAGCCCGCTCTGCTTTCGGATGATGAAATCGCAGAGGTGCTGAAGATAGCTGACGATCTGGCAAAATGGGCCTCCGATGTTTATGCCTTTGCCCAGGACCAGGCTATCGTCCATGGGAAAGAGTGGAACGGATTCAAACTGGTGGAAGGTCGCAGCAACCGCAAGTATACAAGCGAGGACGAGGTGGCAGAGGCCGCAACGACCGCCGGCTACACAGATATCTATAAATGTTCACTGGTGACTATCACAGAGATGGAGCGACTTATGGGCAAACAGGAATTTACCCGTATTCTCGGACGCCTGGTGTACAAGCCTCAAGGCAAGATCACATTGGTGCCGGTTTCAGATAAAAGAGAAGCAATCAATAAAACTACCGCTGCGGCGGAATTTCAGGAGGTTTCATTATGA
- a CDS encoding DUF2815 family protein yields the protein MKKNTSATKVIVPCRFSYLHCWEPDSVNGGDPKYSVSAIVPKSDIKTVEAIKAAIEQAKKDSASKWGGKIPTNLKTPLRDGDIDRPDDEAYKGCYFINANSRQAPQVVDGKVQPILDQSEVYSGCYGRVSVTFYGYNSNGNRGVAAGLGNIQKLKDGEALGGRSRATDDFGTAEDEDFLG from the coding sequence ATGAAAAAGAATACGTCTGCAACTAAAGTCATCGTACCATGCCGTTTTTCCTATCTTCACTGTTGGGAGCCAGACTCCGTAAACGGCGGCGATCCAAAGTACAGCGTTTCGGCCATTGTGCCGAAGAGCGACATCAAGACCGTGGAAGCCATCAAGGCCGCCATTGAACAGGCCAAGAAGGACTCTGCTTCCAAGTGGGGAGGTAAGATTCCAACCAATCTCAAGACTCCGCTCCGCGATGGCGACATTGACCGCCCCGATGACGAAGCCTACAAGGGCTGCTATTTCATCAATGCCAACAGCCGTCAGGCTCCACAAGTGGTGGATGGCAAAGTACAGCCCATCCTTGATCAGAGTGAAGTGTACTCCGGTTGTTACGGTCGTGTCAGCGTAACCTTCTACGGTTATAACTCCAACGGCAATCGAGGCGTTGCGGCGGGTCTTGGTAACATTCAGAAGCTCAAGGACGGTGAAGCTCTCGGAGGACGCTCAAGGGCAACCGATGATTTTGGAACTGCGGAAGATGAGGATTTCCTCGGCTAA
- a CDS encoding DNA polymerase, producing the protein MYLSIDIETYSDVDLTKCGVYAYVDSPNFTVLLFAYAFDDEETKIVDLACGEKLPAEVLEALTDGSVIKTAFNAAFERTCLSRYLNTPLSPASWQCTAVQSAMLALPLSLDGVGGVLDIQRKKLKEGTDLVRYFSIPCKPTKANGGRTRNLPEHASEKWELFKTYCIRDVDAEREIRWKLRNFPIPGSEMELYRLDQEINDRGIMVDRDLVSHAVECDLQYKDMVTAQAYELTGLNNPNSVTQIKEWLMDRGVEVESLDKKSVKGLIPETDGEVLEVLKLRLLMAKTSIKKYEAIERSVCSDGRVHGLLQFYGANRTGRWAGRLVQVQNLPQNHLADLALARSLIKQGRYEDVDLLFDSVPGVLSELIRTAFVPKPGTRFIVADFSAIEARVLAWFSGEKWRLDVFASHGKIYEASASAMFGVPIEEITKGSPFRQKGKIAELALGYGGSVGALTSMGALDMGLTEEELPILVNQWRSANPHITKFWWDVDAAATSAVREKKEMVVGKVCFSYKSGILFITLPSGRKLSYIKPRLDTNKFGREGLTYEGIGESKKWLRIETYGPKLVENIVQATSRDLLALAMLRLRNSGFEIVMHIHDEAVLEVSEGYSSVEDICRIMSVAPEWATGLPLRADGYECDFYKKD; encoded by the coding sequence ATGTATTTATCAATAGATATTGAGACTTATTCAGATGTGGATCTGACGAAATGCGGCGTTTATGCCTATGTAGACAGTCCCAACTTTACAGTGCTGCTATTCGCTTACGCATTTGATGATGAAGAAACTAAGATAGTGGATCTGGCTTGCGGGGAGAAGCTTCCTGCAGAAGTCCTTGAAGCACTAACCGATGGAAGCGTTATAAAGACAGCTTTCAATGCAGCATTCGAAAGAACCTGTCTTTCAAGATACCTGAACACACCTCTATCTCCGGCTTCCTGGCAGTGTACGGCGGTGCAGTCGGCGATGCTTGCACTGCCACTGTCTCTTGACGGTGTGGGCGGGGTTTTGGATATACAGCGAAAGAAGCTGAAGGAAGGAACTGACTTGGTCAGGTATTTCTCCATCCCCTGCAAGCCTACCAAGGCAAACGGCGGCAGGACGAGGAACCTCCCGGAACATGCATCTGAAAAATGGGAGCTATTCAAAACCTATTGCATAAGGGATGTAGATGCGGAGCGGGAGATACGGTGGAAGCTCAGGAACTTTCCAATTCCCGGCAGCGAGATGGAACTCTACAGGCTCGACCAGGAAATCAATGATAGAGGCATCATGGTTGACCGTGATCTTGTATCTCATGCCGTTGAGTGTGATCTTCAGTACAAAGATATGGTGACTGCACAGGCTTATGAATTGACTGGGCTTAACAACCCTAACTCTGTCACCCAAATCAAAGAATGGCTTATGGACAGAGGTGTCGAGGTGGAGAGCCTTGATAAAAAATCGGTCAAGGGCCTCATTCCAGAAACGGATGGAGAGGTGCTGGAGGTTCTGAAGCTGCGGCTGTTGATGGCAAAGACCTCGATCAAGAAATATGAAGCCATTGAGCGCTCCGTCTGCTCGGATGGGAGGGTCCACGGTCTGCTCCAGTTTTATGGGGCGAATCGGACAGGACGTTGGGCAGGAAGGCTTGTCCAGGTTCAGAACCTGCCACAGAACCATCTGGCGGATTTGGCTCTTGCCAGAAGCCTTATAAAACAAGGCCGGTATGAGGATGTGGATTTGCTATTTGACTCCGTTCCAGGTGTGTTGTCGGAACTAATCCGAACTGCCTTTGTGCCAAAGCCTGGTACCCGGTTTATCGTAGCGGACTTTTCTGCAATTGAAGCAAGAGTGCTCGCATGGTTCTCTGGTGAGAAATGGCGTCTTGATGTATTTGCCAGCCACGGAAAGATCTATGAGGCATCGGCATCCGCCATGTTCGGTGTTCCTATTGAGGAAATAACAAAAGGCAGCCCGTTTAGGCAGAAGGGCAAGATTGCGGAACTGGCTTTGGGCTATGGCGGATCTGTCGGAGCTTTGACTTCAATGGGAGCTTTGGACATGGGGCTGACTGAAGAAGAACTGCCCATACTGGTCAATCAGTGGAGAAGCGCGAATCCCCACATTACAAAGTTCTGGTGGGATGTAGATGCAGCTGCCACTTCGGCTGTACGTGAAAAGAAGGAAATGGTCGTCGGCAAGGTGTGCTTTTCCTACAAGTCCGGCATCCTGTTCATCACACTGCCCTCCGGCAGAAAGCTCTCCTATATCAAGCCGAGACTCGATACCAACAAGTTTGGCCGTGAAGGCCTGACTTATGAGGGGATTGGCGAAAGCAAGAAGTGGCTGAGGATCGAAACCTATGGCCCAAAACTGGTCGAGAACATCGTGCAGGCAACAAGCCGCGACCTTTTGGCACTCGCCATGCTCAGGCTTCGCAACAGCGGATTTGAAATTGTGATGCACATTCACGATGAAGCTGTGCTGGAGGTTTCAGAAGGATATTCAAGCGTTGAAGATATATGCAGGATAATGTCGGTTGCTCCGGAATGGGCAACAGGATTGCCGCTTAGAGCGGACGGTTACGAATGTGATTTTTATAAAAAAGATTAG
- a CDS encoding phage antirepressor: MNNIKIFKNIEFGEIRTLEQDGKPLFCGSDVAKALGYAKPQNAIDAHCRYALKRGIPHPQSPEKTIEMLFIPEGDLYRLIVNSKLPSAEKFERWVFDDVLPTVRKHGLYAKEELLNDPDLFISALQELKAEKERIKLLELENAQSRQIICELQPKASYYDLILQNKSVIPVSQIAKDYGMSGKAFNKMLHDLGVQFKQCNTWLLYQNYADQGYTQSKTYAIDAERSAMHTYWTQKGRLFLYDLLKNECGLLPVIERRLSA, encoded by the coding sequence ATGAATAATATTAAGATTTTCAAAAATATCGAGTTTGGTGAAATTAGAACACTGGAACAGGACGGCAAGCCACTATTCTGCGGTAGCGATGTGGCAAAGGCGTTAGGCTATGCCAAGCCACAGAATGCTATCGATGCACATTGTAGGTATGCCCTAAAACGAGGCATACCGCACCCACAATCGCCTGAGAAAACAATTGAAATGCTCTTTATTCCTGAGGGTGACCTTTATCGGTTGATTGTTAACAGTAAATTGCCATCCGCAGAAAAGTTTGAACGCTGGGTTTTTGATGATGTTCTCCCAACTGTTAGAAAGCACGGTCTTTATGCCAAAGAGGAACTACTGAATGATCCGGACCTCTTTATATCCGCCCTTCAGGAATTGAAGGCAGAAAAAGAGAGAATCAAACTTCTGGAGCTTGAGAATGCGCAAAGCAGACAGATCATTTGTGAACTGCAGCCGAAAGCCAGCTACTACGATTTGATTTTACAGAATAAGAGTGTTATCCCTGTCAGCCAGATTGCGAAAGATTACGGGATGTCCGGTAAGGCCTTTAATAAGATGCTGCACGACCTGGGTGTTCAGTTCAAGCAGTGTAACACATGGCTCTTATACCAGAATTATGCTGACCAAGGTTACACCCAGTCCAAGACATATGCCATTGATGCTGAACGAAGTGCGATGCACACCTACTGGACGCAGAAGGGTAGACTGTTTCTTTATGACTTGCTGAAAAATGAATGCGGCCTGTTGCCGGTTATTGAACGCAGGCTAAGCGCATAG